cgtgaaagtaaaggtcaacatggggtcacggcaATTCTATGAGCAGCAAGTCAAAATAATGTATAAGGTaggctgcagtgtttttaaaaatttatttaaacgattaaacacgactttttaaacctgaagactttttttatatttgttattaaatgcgcaggtattttaaaaatggttaaaCCCACCCCGctcctaaaagggagccttcatttgcataaaggtgacgtcatgtcggtaacccgagcctggctgtgtgcatatagagacgtgttcactgtgtggcctggtacctatgcgcgtgtagttagggaccagactctttttgccaacgattatgtttgaattcccgacgtgacgtcgatggtaggtgggcggtaacaatccacaaagggaggggggcatgacttattcgccaattacgcaagtcagatatgtcgggaataaaaaaaacacattttattgatgttcaatacatatatcagaaataaatgacagcaaaatattttatttgagttcactgcagcatcccttcaAGGCTGACACAGGTGAGCCCCACAAGTGACTTCAACGCTAATCGAACGCATTCTATATAATtaataagtctgctgccacctagcgtttcagaGTCTTCCACTGCCATCAAAGGACAGCCTTTGACGAACATCTCACTATACCCTGAACTTAAAATTGTCCAAGAGTCTAAGCTGCAGTAATGTCTATTCGTATTATAATCTAAACGCAGCTTCAGATTCAcagcaataaaacaaacttaaatCACTGCTGTATTAGTCACTTGAATTGCATCATACCGCGGGTCGAATGCAGGAGAACTTTTGGAATGGTGGAGCCTGGCTATCTTTTTAGCATGTTGATCAGCAGTCATCTCCGATCcttctttttcatttttctcCGTGATTCCTGCTTCTAGGGCTCCGGACGAACTTCGTCGTTTTCTTAAGGTGCCTGGTGACGGCGTCGACTGGGGTGCTTCTTTGGGGATATGGTCAACGCTGGAACGACGCTGCCTCTCAAAGTCACAACTTCCCCCTGTCAGGAGCTGCGGGAAACTACTATTCATCTCTGTTTGAGGAGACCTCCAAAGGGTATTCTGCAAGCTCGGCAGACCGTACTCACGGCTGGTCTGCTGACCGTTCGCGTGCGGCTGCATGCTCGCCCCAACACTATTCAATCTCCCCATGTTGGTACGGGATAAGTTACTACGGGGGTCATCTCTCCAACTTGATAGATCTCGACTGGACGCAGACTGCCACTGGCGGCGCTCTGACATCCACTTCTCGTGTATTTGCTCGATGGACTCGCACATGGATGAATTTATTGATTCACACGAATCACTCATGTCATATGATTCACTCATCCAGCGTAGCTCTTCAATGGCATCGTAAATTGTGAGGAAATGTTTCAACAAGCCCAAGTCTACAGCCCTCAGTGCACTCtagaaatattaaaaatagaagAGATAAATAATAATTACCGCGGTTTGTTCGAAACATCACTAAACCTGTCACCCGATCTggcaaaccagggcccaattacaaagagctgcttaaaataaGTAGCCTTAAGCCATCATATTTACGCTTACCATaccagggttaccagccaaaataccatgtctcATGTACAGAGtggactggtttcctgctcatctctgctaagcataaaactgttaagcaaatTGGACCCAGAGCTTAATAACTCGGGAAGATCACGATTCTAGAGTATAGACAGGTGGGTCCAAGAGCACGTCATCACTATGACTACTTCCGAGTCATAGTGGACATGGATTCTGGGTCCCAGGGGGCGGACAAATTTCCGGGTCAAGTGACCCGGAAAGTAGCAAAactactttttgttttactctgaAACTGCTTATTATGACCAAATTCTGTGCCATAACTTACACAGATTCCAAGTTAAACTGACGACCCAGAAATGGTTCAGGCCAAACGGGGAACCCGGATCCAGGTCAATTCCGACTCGGAACTTGCTTATGGGATTGAGAGCACACGGAACTCTCCGCTTTTATGACTGCCTGTGTTGTGTCATTTCGTTGGGTAATTATGTGTTTatgtagtttttattttggtaATTCTCGTTAAATAAGGAATCTTTTCAACGAGTCTAACTGGCACTTGATTGTCAAACATTAATTACTTGTTTCTGTTAAGGCAAAGTACAAccaatataaaacacataatttgCAATTATGTTGGCCTAACTTATTGGCCTAATGGGGAGGCTTCGTTTGGCCATTAAAATATTAAGTCTAGTCATTgtcacaaaatatttattaatagAAAAACTTACCATAGAGGTCTTGAGTTTGTGGCAACTTTCCTGCAGCTTGTCGTGTTTGACAACGAGTTGTTTTACGGGAGACAAATGCCTCAGTGTGACGTCATCAGTGGGAGAAGTTCCATGCATGTCTTCTTCCTTCAATCCCGTCGCCATCTTGTCATCATGTTTTCGCTGGTGTACCTCGGGGGTACTGCACCGTTGAGATGCAGCTAGCATCTCAACTGATCCCGGTGGTGTTCGATTCAAACTTAGACCGCCACTGGACGACGTATATGTCGGTGGCGCGTTGAAGTTATCGAGCATCGGGCGCATAAGGCAATGCGGGACAGAGGCACCCAGTTTATTCTCAATCCCACAACAAAGTTCGTCCATATATTCGACATCAGTAAGTTCCATCTTGATGTTCTGCTGGTATATAAATAATTGTATATGACCCTGTACCTTTCCCCCAACGGTTAAACAACCAATCGTTCAATAAAAGTAACGGGCATGAAAATGATTGTGGAGTTCACCTCAGGCACAGAACGCAGCGGAGGTTATTACAACGTTTCAATGGTTACACACAATGTCCGGGTACGTCAAGACATATTTACCTTTTGATAGGTGGACTAAAGTTCACCGTCGACAATAATCAGCTTATAGTATATATATATGCCTGTCAGCGAATTATTTGGCAGAGTAAACAGTCGTGGATTTAtggattattattttgtttacatgtttcGACCGCTGTAGTTAATATTACtcccacttaaaggcagtggacactattggtaattactcaaaataattattagcatataaaacctttcttggtgacgagcaatggggagaggttgatggtataaaacatcatgagaaacggctccctctgaagtgccatagttttcgagaaaggagtaattttttatttatcgaATGTTGGAAATCGAGAATACTGAAATCGCGaatgtctttgacattttaccgACAGTAAGCCTTTAAGGAAATGTTGATTTGGTCATCTTAACAAAACTGTATAAGATGTGTATACGCAAGGCTGACTCGAATGTATTAAAGTTCACAACTGTACAGTGTCAGGACCGGATTACACAGTAATACTACACTTCGTGCAGTAAATCATAGGCCTTTAAGTAAACATTAAATTTATCGAATTATAGGTGCATGCTTGAGCCTGCATTGTGTAATTTATCTAGGGTTGATTTGCTTCCCAATGCACTGATTTGGGGGAAAGACCAGCCCACTTCGATATCAAGTCTGAATCTACCTATTGTTGCCCCTCGTATTGTCTGGTGTAAGGtgcaattgtgtccaccatgCAATACTCTCCGccccggacacttttgcatatgcaatcgtgtccgagGCCATGCAAAAACCGTCCTGCGGAGATGATGGATGTACAGGTGCGCGGTATAAgcaagcgtgcatgcactgaacctacatgtacgtataaTATGCACCAAAAATATTCACGCagtttatgattgcagcgaatacccaacggcccaacatttcccatgtcattcgtgacttagcttgtaaaaaaagggGGCGAACGTGTTGCGTCGACCAAGgacgtttaatttactgcaaggacggttttgcacgggggcggacacaattgcattatgcagcagtgtCCGGGCGGTGatacttgtttggatcattatattctacttttaaaacatccttctaaccatatgcatttcataacaaacggtttcaaatgctcttatagaccaactcgtccgatccaaggcaacgtgttcctttaatgttaccAGGCTAGTTTCGACGCTATAGCACTCATACAATGATCGCTGCATATAGAAGTGATGCAATCTTCAATATAACCACACTATGTCACCATTACAGTTGGGACAGCATATAATTCACAAAGCTAATAGTCTTTGGCAAATCAATTGTTTAACAATTTTAGTCCGAAAGTCATATCTTATAGTTTACTAGACAGAAACaccatttcaaaaaaaaaaaaaaaaaacaattaattagctgttccgatccagtcggaacagctattgttttgtgtttataattgtttatgATCGGTTATAACAAACTTGGCTTATGTGCTCAAACTTTAATTCGAGAGACTTGATTATAGATTTGGCTTGCAAGCCACCGGGCAAGCCTAATGACATCATGGATTGGTAATTTTATGGCACTTGAGGTAACTAGCAAAATCAACGGCTGAGCTGACCTgccaaaaaaaataatgctaaaaattTGGCAGATTAAGTATTAAAAAAACCTACGGTTTTCAGTCTTCACATAAAAACTGAGATACTACCTAGCTACGATAAGTTATTATTTGTATTCCACTTGTTGTGGTCCCATGAACAAAAAGGTTATGTATGCGCCTGTTCACCCCACTGATCTCTCTCAGTGGCATGGCGCACCCTGCCgaacaataataaacaaaccgCTATTTATATATAGCGCCACCACTCGGTAAAAGTGTACTGTTTACAATAATTTTAGTGACGTATTGATGACTAGCGGGATTGCACCGCGGAGTGATAGTCTATCTTAAAAACACCCAAATAATCTATAATTTAGAATGAAATTCCACAACCACTAATCACAAATAACATTGTATCgtaaattctaaataaaaaattactcaatTTGACTATTTATTTATGAATTTGTGTACATCTACTGAACTATTTATGTGTGCGCACTGTTCAACACAAAATGGTGTGCAGCGGTTGTGTTATTGTGATGTGAGATAGTGCATGCAGTAACAACAGTGACGATAGGAGAACTAATGTTATCGCCATTTTTCTGTTTCGCGGAgagaaaaataatgtttgttccTCGTACGTCGTCAGTTATGTAGAGTAGGAGAACAACAGAGTCAGTTATTTCCTTTTCCAGGGGGACTCGGTTAGTATGGGGAACTGTTTGACTGGCCATGCGGCCGATGATCTGTCTTTACTACACGAAGAATCGGACCATGTCTCGGATCGTCTCGGACCCCCACCACCGTATCAGGTAAAAAACGATAACAAAGACTATACATGAGTTGATAAACAAAGGCTATACACACAATCGGGACGGAAATAACCCATTTCAGTGTACTAGGTTTGTATAGTCATGGAGGTATAGCGTGTTTTGTGTATGAATGTGGTGTAACAACTAAAGTAAACATGATGAGTCtgcataataaaataaaaaaacctttttggGTGTGTTTGACTTGGTTGGTTTCTACCTCAATGGATGGTTGGCTAACAATCATGACAATAAAAATACATGTCTGAACAGCTGATTCATGTAACTTTGTTGTGTTCAGGGCTGATGAGAACATTTCAATCTTGAACTTGAAGTTTTGTccaaatttagtttttttacAATCCTGCTGGGTAAATAGAAtttaatgttgtattttctCCAAATAAATTAAGTCTGGCTCTTTGTTTGATAAACTTCTAAGTTCTATTGTATTTATACGAATACCCATTTCTACTGCTTGAGCACGTACTAATCAACCACCCTTAGATTTATGTCAAAACTTATGGCTCCTGCTGAGTAAAACCATTGTAAACGTAGAAAGTCAAAGTCTATAGTATATGTTTGAAGATACCGTTTCAAAAAGCTCCTTGCATTGGCATTGCACTCCATGTtcagcagatgagtttattCAATAGTTATTTACCAAAACTTATACTATAGCACCTTAAATCAAAGTAGGGGTGAAAAGTAGGCACGCTAGATCTAGCCATGGAGGAGCTCTAGATAGGGCACTGAACAACTGGTGCTAGTCaaaagctaagcaaaacatagGAAAACTGATTTGTAAGGAAATTTAATTGTAGAGAAAATAACAACCTGagtaaaaattattaaaaaaacattaacctGTACAGATACATGTCAATTGTTATTGTTAGTAAGACAAGGATCAAACTAGTTACCGACTGAAACGAAAATTGAAAAAGCAATCAAAAGGTAAatatgccatcatttcaatatACCCCAAAGGATCTGGACCCTTGTTTAGTTTCATCGTTTTTCATTAGCAGTAACTCTCACCATGGAGCTTTGTATAGCTCAACACTCAAGGCTCGTGTGTGTGTTGCAGattgtgtaaacaaaacaaactattaCTCACTACTTTTTAGCCTTCCAACTCCTAAGTCCAAGCACTATGGACTGAGCTGAGGCTGCACTTTCTCATACAGGAAATACCCCTGATGGAGATCGCCCTGCCCCAGCTGGCTGGTGGTAGGATGTCTATCTCTGTTTGCACAGCATGCCAGGGCAAGCAGAGTCTTATCATGAAGGCTCATTCTGtacaaactgaaacaaaattacaaaattgtaaGTCAggagcaggcctgatacttcacggaggcaacggaggcgattgcttccgttgccccttgccattgccttggtgcccttgaaatgctccagtagaaatttacaatttcctcatagggtgccctttaccaaagagaaaatgccttggtgcccttgccctttcaaaaacgaagcatacaggcctgcaggagtatacagtgtttacaCAAATCAATGTTCAATCCAAATAATAACTATTACAAGTTGTTTCAAAACCATTTTTTACCTGAATGCTAGCTGAAAGCTGAAAGACATTTCATACATTGTGAGTTGGAAGCTTCAATCCTCACTACTGTCAAACACCAAGGGTACAACTAAATTTTTCGTGCAAGAACTGTGGCCAATTCgccttgaaaaaaacaaaacaaaaacttccaGAATAAAAACATGTAGAATGCTCAAGATTGGCCTTTTCGAGCCAAAATAAACACCACAGACCTTGTTAATTCAGCATGTTTTAGACCAAAATTCTAGGGGTTCTTTCCTTttttgtagcatggttgtaaaatattattacaaattgtgttttttaaaagacAACACGTTAGACTGTCCAAGGTCAAAGTGAAATCTTCTGAAACATTGCTACAATTTGTCGGAGGTCGGGAACTACAACAAAATCTTCTGCAAGCGGAAGTTTGACTAGGAGCAAAATCATCAAAGGGAACCTTCCTTGCCTAAAGCATCCTGCACTTGTACTTTTATGT
The sequence above is drawn from the Asterias amurensis chromosome 13, ASM3211899v1 genome and encodes:
- the LOC139946580 gene encoding uncharacterized protein produces the protein MELTDVEYMDELCCGIENKLGASVPHCLMRPMLDNFNAPPTYTSSSGGLSLNRTPPGSVEMLAASQRCSTPEVHQRKHDDKMATGLKEEDMHGTSPTDDVTLRHLSPVKQLVVKHDKLQESCHKLKTSMSALRAVDLGLLKHFLTIYDAIEELRWMSESYDMSDSCESINSSMCESIEQIHEKWMSERRQWQSASSRDLSSWRDDPRSNLSRTNMGRLNSVGASMQPHANGQQTSREYGLPSLQNTLWRSPQTEMNSSFPQLLTGGSCDFERQRRSSVDHIPKEAPQSTPSPGTLRKRRSSSGALEAGITEKNEKEGSEMTADQHAKKIARLHHSKSSPAFDPRYDAIQVTNTAVI